The following are encoded in a window of Paramormyrops kingsleyae isolate MSU_618 chromosome 12, PKINGS_0.4, whole genome shotgun sequence genomic DNA:
- the LOC111849386 gene encoding AP-1 complex-associated regulatory protein-like isoform X1, producing MLRMNEQACNGELLDQVLCDIPKGNEQDQKRRSKYFKAVGDHCTVEFENLVESDEEGNPGSCLRAISEEEMAHLKEQRYAAISDKQTLVDERLRAELAAEEERLRQEEEAECTAQREASRRVRERRWQEQAQSRDTSAEAGSCGDPQTTLVAGSSTGVPQQEALRSSSVAMATPSTGSGRDLISRRQRSLNDDGSSEELEWDGEEGESQAEMVQQSGAWDRGTSLEWEDDFVSARAEDCDDPEFDGFVNPVLDAPSWDSDQQDR from the exons ATGCTTCGAATGAATGAACAAG CATGCAATGGGGAACTGCTGGACCAGGTGTTGTGCGATATTCCGAAAGGAAACGAACAGGATCAAAAGAGGAG GTCTAAATACTTTAAAGCTGTTGGGGACCATTGCACTGTAGAG TTTGAGAACCTGGTGGAGAGCGATGAG GAGGGAAATCCCGGCAGCTGTCTCAG AGCGATCAGCGAGGAGGAGATGGCCCACCTGAAGGAGCAGCGCTACGCCGCCATCTCCGACAAGCAGACGCTGGTGGACGAGCGGCTACGGGCTGAG TTAGCGGCAGAGGAGGAGAGACTGAGGCAGGAAGAGGAGGCGGAGTGCACGGCCCAGCGAGAGGCGTCCAGGAGGGTGCGGGAGAGGAGGTGGCAGGAG CAGGCGCAAAGCAGGGACACCAGTGCAGAAGCTGGAAGCTGTGGAGATCCTCAGACAAC GCTGGTGGCAGGAAGCAGTACCGGAGTCCCCCAGCAGGAGGCACTGAGGAGTAGTA gcgttgccatggcaacaccCAGCACTGGGAGCGGTCGTGACCTCATCAGCAGAAGGCAACGTTCCCTCAACGATGATGGATCTTcagaggagctggagtgggATGGTGAGGAAG GTGAATCCCAGGCAGAAATGGTTCAGCAGTCTGGTGCCTGGGACCGTGGCACCTCCCTGGAGTGGGAGGACGACTTCGTTAGCGCCCGCGCCGAGGACTGCGACGACCCCGAGTTCGACGGCTTCGTCAATCCCGTCCTGGATGCGCCGTCCTGGGACAGCGACCAGCAGGACAGATAG
- the LOC111849386 gene encoding AP-1 complex-associated regulatory protein-like isoform X4, with product MLRMNEQACNGELLDQVLCDIPKGNEQDQKRRSKYFKAVGDHCTVEFENLVESDEEGNPGSCLRAISEEEMAHLKEQRYAAISDKQTLVDERLRAELAAEEERLRQEEEAECTAQREASRRVRERRWQEQAQSRDTSAEAGSCGDPQTTLVAGSSTGVPQQEALRSSSVAMATPSTGSGRDLISRRQRSLNDDGSSEELEWDGESQAEMVQQSGAWDRGTSLEWEDDFVSARAEDCDDPEFDGFVNPVLDAPSWDSDQQDR from the exons ATGCTTCGAATGAATGAACAAG CATGCAATGGGGAACTGCTGGACCAGGTGTTGTGCGATATTCCGAAAGGAAACGAACAGGATCAAAAGAGGAG GTCTAAATACTTTAAAGCTGTTGGGGACCATTGCACTGTAGAG TTTGAGAACCTGGTGGAGAGCGATGAG GAGGGAAATCCCGGCAGCTGTCTCAG AGCGATCAGCGAGGAGGAGATGGCCCACCTGAAGGAGCAGCGCTACGCCGCCATCTCCGACAAGCAGACGCTGGTGGACGAGCGGCTACGGGCTGAG TTAGCGGCAGAGGAGGAGAGACTGAGGCAGGAAGAGGAGGCGGAGTGCACGGCCCAGCGAGAGGCGTCCAGGAGGGTGCGGGAGAGGAGGTGGCAGGAG CAGGCGCAAAGCAGGGACACCAGTGCAGAAGCTGGAAGCTGTGGAGATCCTCAGACAAC GCTGGTGGCAGGAAGCAGTACCGGAGTCCCCCAGCAGGAGGCACTGAGGAGTAGTA gcgttgccatggcaacaccCAGCACTGGGAGCGGTCGTGACCTCATCAGCAGAAGGCAACGTTCCCTCAACGATGATGGATCTTcagaggagctggagtgggATG GTGAATCCCAGGCAGAAATGGTTCAGCAGTCTGGTGCCTGGGACCGTGGCACCTCCCTGGAGTGGGAGGACGACTTCGTTAGCGCCCGCGCCGAGGACTGCGACGACCCCGAGTTCGACGGCTTCGTCAATCCCGTCCTGGATGCGCCGTCCTGGGACAGCGACCAGCAGGACAGATAG
- the LOC111849386 gene encoding AP-1 complex-associated regulatory protein-like isoform X2: MLRMNEQACNGELLDQVLCDIPKGNEQDQKRRSKYFKAVGDHCTVEFENLVESDEEGNPGSCLRAISEEEMAHLKEQRYAAISDKQTLVDERLRAELAAEEERLRQEEEAECTAQREASRRVRERRWQEAQSRDTSAEAGSCGDPQTTLVAGSSTGVPQQEALRSSSVAMATPSTGSGRDLISRRQRSLNDDGSSEELEWDGEEGESQAEMVQQSGAWDRGTSLEWEDDFVSARAEDCDDPEFDGFVNPVLDAPSWDSDQQDR, translated from the exons ATGCTTCGAATGAATGAACAAG CATGCAATGGGGAACTGCTGGACCAGGTGTTGTGCGATATTCCGAAAGGAAACGAACAGGATCAAAAGAGGAG GTCTAAATACTTTAAAGCTGTTGGGGACCATTGCACTGTAGAG TTTGAGAACCTGGTGGAGAGCGATGAG GAGGGAAATCCCGGCAGCTGTCTCAG AGCGATCAGCGAGGAGGAGATGGCCCACCTGAAGGAGCAGCGCTACGCCGCCATCTCCGACAAGCAGACGCTGGTGGACGAGCGGCTACGGGCTGAG TTAGCGGCAGAGGAGGAGAGACTGAGGCAGGAAGAGGAGGCGGAGTGCACGGCCCAGCGAGAGGCGTCCAGGAGGGTGCGGGAGAGGAGGTGGCAGGAG GCGCAAAGCAGGGACACCAGTGCAGAAGCTGGAAGCTGTGGAGATCCTCAGACAAC GCTGGTGGCAGGAAGCAGTACCGGAGTCCCCCAGCAGGAGGCACTGAGGAGTAGTA gcgttgccatggcaacaccCAGCACTGGGAGCGGTCGTGACCTCATCAGCAGAAGGCAACGTTCCCTCAACGATGATGGATCTTcagaggagctggagtgggATGGTGAGGAAG GTGAATCCCAGGCAGAAATGGTTCAGCAGTCTGGTGCCTGGGACCGTGGCACCTCCCTGGAGTGGGAGGACGACTTCGTTAGCGCCCGCGCCGAGGACTGCGACGACCCCGAGTTCGACGGCTTCGTCAATCCCGTCCTGGATGCGCCGTCCTGGGACAGCGACCAGCAGGACAGATAG
- the LOC111849386 gene encoding AP-1 complex-associated regulatory protein-like isoform X3, giving the protein MNKHAMGNCWTRCCAIFRKETNRIKRGGGSKYFKAVGDHCTVEFENLVESDEEGNPGSCLRAISEEEMAHLKEQRYAAISDKQTLVDERLRAELAAEEERLRQEEEAECTAQREASRRVRERRWQEQAQSRDTSAEAGSCGDPQTTLVAGSSTGVPQQEALRSSSVAMATPSTGSGRDLISRRQRSLNDDGSSEELEWDGEEGESQAEMVQQSGAWDRGTSLEWEDDFVSARAEDCDDPEFDGFVNPVLDAPSWDSDQQDR; this is encoded by the exons ATGAACAAG CATGCAATGGGGAACTGCTGGACCAGGTGTTGTGCGATATTCCGAAAGGAAACGAACAGGATCAAAAGAGGAGGCGG GTCTAAATACTTTAAAGCTGTTGGGGACCATTGCACTGTAGAG TTTGAGAACCTGGTGGAGAGCGATGAG GAGGGAAATCCCGGCAGCTGTCTCAG AGCGATCAGCGAGGAGGAGATGGCCCACCTGAAGGAGCAGCGCTACGCCGCCATCTCCGACAAGCAGACGCTGGTGGACGAGCGGCTACGGGCTGAG TTAGCGGCAGAGGAGGAGAGACTGAGGCAGGAAGAGGAGGCGGAGTGCACGGCCCAGCGAGAGGCGTCCAGGAGGGTGCGGGAGAGGAGGTGGCAGGAG CAGGCGCAAAGCAGGGACACCAGTGCAGAAGCTGGAAGCTGTGGAGATCCTCAGACAAC GCTGGTGGCAGGAAGCAGTACCGGAGTCCCCCAGCAGGAGGCACTGAGGAGTAGTA gcgttgccatggcaacaccCAGCACTGGGAGCGGTCGTGACCTCATCAGCAGAAGGCAACGTTCCCTCAACGATGATGGATCTTcagaggagctggagtgggATGGTGAGGAAG GTGAATCCCAGGCAGAAATGGTTCAGCAGTCTGGTGCCTGGGACCGTGGCACCTCCCTGGAGTGGGAGGACGACTTCGTTAGCGCCCGCGCCGAGGACTGCGACGACCCCGAGTTCGACGGCTTCGTCAATCCCGTCCTGGATGCGCCGTCCTGGGACAGCGACCAGCAGGACAGATAG
- the LOC111849383 gene encoding leucine-rich repeat, immunoglobulin-like domain and transmembrane domain-containing protein 3, which translates to MLVLLYLHVFLSFFFLRVACSSCPSQCTCTDHNSSDGTSTRSVLCDDPDMSDIPANIPMDTVKLRVEKTAVRRIPAEAFYYLVDLRYLWVTYNAVALVEPRSFYNLKELHELRLDGNQLTSFPWEELRETPRLRTLDLHNNRLSVVPAEAAPLLGHITYLDLSSNKLTSLSPDLMDIWPPFSGVIRSSNASQKVVLGLQDNPWVCDCRISKLIELSKMTVTSVVLLDQLLVCSGPENLAGVLFSRVELDRCVKPTVMTSATKITSPLGSNVLLRCDATGLPTPSLIWTRSDGSPVNSTVVQESPGEGVRWSIISLNGVQYKDAGDYHCKAKNLAGTVVASITLTVAGDTDAPASGGGFAQKSGVEKERQADSVPVTPITTQHTTTSTLTTTLSPPPTKKQPPSLDGQQGSPAKMHQENLKKMPPQDENSKGNSTRLALQKLSVKNIQVVEENTDSVVLVWKADVVPGNVPLAIVYSPYEEKVKQTVTTEVGKGKLALEGLKANTKYMACLIVKGGQSRRDQCVSFSTAKEVAAEVTSPTLMVVSSFACVLAVPMIALLLYKILSLFCKRRRSARENELSRETYVKFETLSLKPRTASNQPAELWTCGQGQESERMLLCSRSSMDSQGTCKSGGCKMELFC; encoded by the exons ATGCTTGTACTGCTTTACCTCCATGTCTTCCTAAGCTTCTTCTTCTTGCGGGTGGCCTGTTCCTCCTGCCCATCGCAGTGCACCTGCACAGACCACAACAGCTCCGATGGGACAAGCACGAG aTCTGTGCTGTGCGACGACCCCGACATGTCAGACATTCCAGCCAACATCCCCATGGACACGGTAAAGCTGCGCGTGGAGAAGACAGCCGTCCGCCGCATCCCCGCCGAAGCCTTCTACTACCTGGTGGATCTGCGCTACCTCTGGGTGACCTACAACGCCGTGGCACTGGTGGAGCCCAGGAGCTTCTACAACCTGAAGGAGCTGCACGAGCTTCGGCTGGACGGCAACCAGCTGACCTCCTTCCCGTGGGAGGAGCTTCGCGAGACGCCCCGCCTGCGCACACTGGACCTGCACAACAACCGGCTGAGCGTGGTGCCGGCCGAGGCCGCCCCCCTGCTGGGCCACATCACCTACCTGGACCTGTCCAGTAACAAGCTCACCTCGCTGTCCCCTGACCTCATGGACATCTGGCCCCCCTTCTCTGGTGTGATACGGAGCTCCAATGCCTCCCAAAAAGTGGTACTTG GGCTTCAAGACAACCCATGGGTCTGCGACTGCCGGATCTCCAAGCTGATTGAGCTTTCCAAGATGACGGTAACATCAGTGGTGCTGCTGGACCAGCTCCTGGTCTGTAGTGGTCCTGAAAACCTGGCCGGCGTGCTGTTCTCTCGGGTCGAGCTGGACCGGTGTGTCAAGCCAACGGTCATGACCTCTGCTACCAAGATCACGTCACCCCTGGGCAGCAATGTGCTTCTGCGCTGTGACGCTACCGGTCTTCCAACCCCCAGCCTCATCTGGACCAGGTCCGACGGCTCGCCCGTCAACAGCACAG TCGTTCAGGAATCTCCAGGCGAGGGTGTCAGATGGTCCATTATCAGTCTCAATGGAGTACAGTACAAAGATGCTGGGGACTATCACTGCAAGGCCAAAAATTTGGCTGGGACAGTAGTGGCATCTATCACTCTTACGGTAGCAGGGGATACGGATGCACCTGCAAGTGGAGGAGGGTTCGCCCAGAAGTCTGGTGTGGAaaaggagagacaggcggaCTCTGTGCCGGTGACCCCCATTACCACCCAACATACCACCACCAGCACTCTTACCACCACcctgtccccaccccccaccaagaAACAGCCCCCTTCACTGGACGGCCAACAAGGGTCGCCTGCCAAAATGCATCAGGAGAACCTCAAGAAGATGCCACCACAGGACGAGAATTCCAAAGGGAACAGCACCAGGCTTGCCTTACAGAAGCTGTCCGTCAAGAACATCCAGGTTGTTGAGGAGAACACTGACAGCGTGGTGCTGGTGTGGAAGGCGGATGTGGTCCCTGGCAACGTGCCACTCGCCATAGTGTACTCCCCATATGAGGAGAAGGTGAAACAGACGGTCACCACTGAGGTGGGTAAGGGAAAGCTAGCCTTGGAGGGCCTGAAAGCCAACACCAAGTACATGGCCTGCCTAATCGTGAAAGGGGGGCAGTCAAGGCGAGACCAGTGCGTGAGCTTCTCCACGGCCAAGGAGGTGGCAGCGGAGGTCACCAGTCCCACGCTGATGGTCGTCAGCAGCTTTGCATGCGTCCTTGCCGTGCCCATGATAGCTCTGCTGCTCTACAAGATCCTGTCTCTGTTTTGCAAGCGGAGGAGAAGCGCGAGGGAGAACGAGCTCTCCAGGGAGACTTACGTGAAGTTCGAGACGCTGTCTCTGAAGCCAAGGACAGCGAGCAATCAGCCCGCAGAGCTGTGGACGTGCGGACAGGGGCAGGAGTCAGAGAGGATGCTCCTGTGCTCCAGATCCAGCATGGACTCCCAAGGAACCTGCAAAAGCGGAGGCTGCAAAATGGAGCTCTTCTGCTAG